aaaaatggtctcaaaacaaagacttcGTCGTGTTTTCATATCAAGAGGAAGGTGAATGCCATTAGTATATATACAGTCACTACAGCTCAGTTCTGCTACCAAAATTTCCACTTCTCACCTTGTATGTGTGAAAGGCAATGGATATTATGGATCGAGTGTTTTATATTGATTTAGTCTACTGATCTTAAACTCAGTTTCACATTAATAGTTTTATGAGGTATAACAAATTGAGTGTCGGTCTACTCATATTGTGGTTTCACAATATTTCCCAGAAGCCATATACAGTAGATCAAGCGTCAGGGCTTTAAATAGAAACCAAGTTTTGGGGAAATTCCGATACGAGTTGTAAACACAGCGATCGCAGACCGGGATGAGGAAACTCACTTGTCGAAGATGGAGCTTTCAGAAGGTACAGCCAACTTTTAACTGTTGATGTCGTACAagaatatgtgtatgttttttaATATAGTGTACATTGATGTCTGTTTGATCCTGCCTAGTCAACATTGAGTTGTTTAAGCTCAGTTAAGTTCAGTGAAGACCGATATGACAGTAACCAAATTGTTGTGATCACTTTAGATAAGGAAGGAATATACACACAAGGTCACAATGGGTAGCAGTCCTAAAATTAGCTTTAGACAAGTTCTGAAGCATGAGAAGTATTTGTGGGGAGCAATCAGTCATCTGGTCGAGGTCTTTCATTAGCAGATTTCATTCTTCATTAGCAGAAATACCACATTCAATGATGCACACCAGCAGACTAACggttaaaaaaatggtattatTTGGAAGAATACGAAGAAATCACTCGCTGTACAAAAGCACCATTCAATGGGGAACAGTTTCAGTTGTAATCATTcctaaattaaaattaaaaaacgtTAATATATACAACAGACTTCAAAAACATTGCTTACAAACAAATCAAgatttgctgttattttcttcttttcggCTGCTTTTTTATGGACCCAGAGGATCGCTTGGCCAACTGGGCAAAAGCCAGGGGAATCTCAAGAGAAACTCTGGAGGTTCTGAAAGGTCAGGGCATAATGTCAGTACAGGACATGCTGCTGCTCGACCTGCACCTGCTAGAAGAGAGTGAGATACTAACCTGGGAACAGTGCCAGGTGTTGGGACGTGCTGTGGATGAACTGCTGTACACTGATGACGACAGCTCCATGGCGATGCACCCAACGGACACAGACCTTGACACCACGAGACCGCTCGCGGAGAAGACACACCTGTCAATCTCAGGTGGTAAGATAAAGATATTTCCTTTCGAAGTGCTCACTTGATAATAGCTCGGGAACGGCGCTAGATGTTCATACAGATAAAGCGAGTTTAAGGAAtaagagagaggggggggaaggggaattggtgttttacgccgttaGCAGCTAATCAGACCTGTAcatagatgccacatgcagcgaaagaacagcgtgccaaGACGACATTTGAATGCAGGACAGCCAGTTCTCATTGTATTGGTGctaggtgctaaccgttgcgccacctgACCACCCCAGGGCATGTCTCAATAACTGCTGTTTCCTCTACTGCTTGGACAGCtgtactttctttttgtcttttagatttgttgatttattgatgtatttatatatttatttggcGATCAGTTCAAACAATTTCTGTCTCTATTTAGTGAAATTGTTTATTAGGGTCATGTACACTGTAGTACAATTATTAGGTGTGAAAATGTTCAAGAGAAACAAAGTAACATACAGTAGACAAGGGCACATGTGAAGTTTTCGGTAATAATGCTTAAGAAATGctagaaaataataatgtgttATTTGATTCGCAAAACAATGTCAGACGTTCACAGTGCGCTAATCTGTGACCAGATGAAGAAATAGATGATCAGTGGGCCGAAACATGGGAAATATCTCAAGAGACTCTGGCGGTGCTGCATGCCCAGGGACTGACTGTCACTCGAGAGTTGATGGAGCTGGACATCTCTCTGCTGGCTCAGTCCGATCTTGTACCACCAGGACAATGTCTACGCATCGAGCGGGCCAGAGAGCAGCTGCTGAGAACTTGTGATTTGATGAAATCCCAGACAGAATCAGACCTAAAAAACACATCATCCAGTCAGCTGGTTCCAGGtgagaatatatatttactttagcTTGAAGCACATCTGATTCGGGTGTTACATTTATACAAACTATGTAACTACAAAGtcaatataaaaatgtattaaaatatatcaattAATAATAGTAGAtgcaaaaatttattatttaaaacgtGAAGATATTTGAACCAGTTAATTCCGTTGTTACATTGGTTTGTAAGTGTAAATGTTGAgaagttaaaaagaaatcttccgacatattttcttttgttctttttgaattctttctttctctgtcatgaTGCCGCTTCACTTATTTGTCAAGATGCGTTTAATGTTATTTTGCATAATTCTAAGGTGCTGTCAAACGTTTAAAATGTTGCTGTGTTGGATGTCTTTATACCGCTGGTATTGTGTCGGATGCTCTGTTTAATGCTGACGATGTGGTGGATGTTCTTTATAATGCTGTGATCAGAGGAGGGGGAGCTCGCCAGGTGGGCGGAAGATCATGACATCAGCCCAGAAACAGTGATGCTGCTGCAGGACCAGGGCGTTAACACGCTAGAGGAGCTGCAGAGACTCGACCTCTGCATCCTGCAGGAGTCTGACCTTTTGCCGGAGGATCAATATGTTTTGTTTGCTCAGGCCAAGGAAGAACAGTTGTCTAAACTTGACGAATCGTCTTTCTCAACTAGTTTTAGTTGTGACGACGACTCTGACAATATCGTAAATTCTTCAATTCCAGATGGTAAGGAAATGTTTAAATACCTGGATCATGCCTGTTAAAGCTGATATAAAATGTTATGCACAATCttaatatttattgtcattaatTTCAATACTTCGATAATTTCCTTTATCCACCAGCCGTCGTTCCGTCTAATTAATTCAAACTTACACATATTCAAGGCATAGTACATGGTAACAGAGTTTTCCTACTGAAGCTCTTgacttcattgttttcttattttaattaaaagagcTATATCAAAAGTAGCAACCTCACAGATAATCATTTTCCAGAAAACGAGGGTGACAACTCCACAGAGAGCATGAAGGAAGTCGACGTTGCTGTTCTGGAAACTCTCAATGTTGATCCAGCGTGTGAGTGTGAACAGTTAGTGGGATCCAGCGATGATTTGATGAGAACTGACGAGGAGACCTCTACTCTCACACTCCAATATGAAGACATGATACAGTGCACCACTCACCAAACAGCTGCAGACGGTCAGGGTAATAAACTCCCTTTAAGACGTCTTAGGCACGAtcgtatttattattttctttaccttgATGAAAATCAGGGTAAATAGTCTGGCTATGCCAGGAATAAATGGCCCTGTTTTTATATAATGATCCAGTAGTTTATTTAAACCAGGTAGTGTAAAACAGTACTTCAGTtatataagaaaagaaaaatttatttatttggctcACGTGTACTTTGTTATATAAGTAAAATAGGTCTGAGTCTTTTATCTATaatgtataaattaaaaaaagtagaaatatagaTGACAAATTAGCTAgacatattattttgttttcattctacaCACAGCACCCATCTCACAAGGGGAGACTACACTGACAGTCGATTACCTCCCTTGAGCAGAATTGCGCGAGACGTAAcgctttctttctgtctcaaCAGAAAATGTGATTCGCTTCTTCCTGGTGGGCAAGACGGGCAGCGGTAAAAGCACGACTGGCAACACTATTCTGGGACAGGAACGATTTGTAAATGAAGTTTGCTTCAGTTCTGTCACCAGCGAGTGCTCGTTTGAATGGTGCGAGCGAGACGGTAAAGTTATAGAGGTACGGTGTTGGACTTTAGTTATGTTTTAATAGTCTGTCCAGTGAATGTCTGACTTCTTATCTCTTTGCCTTTCAGCTTGTGTCCGTCTGTGTACCTTCCTGTCTTTATAGTTTCCAATCATTCCGTCTAGCTTTCGTTGCATTGAATAGAAACTCTGCTGTTGTTGGAACTAATACATCTTAATTCATTTTCATCAgcatactttttatttaattaaaaataaagagacacGAATAAATGTAGCCAAATAAAAAGTATGAATAAATTTGAACAGAGCTAATGGGTGATTCAGTGAAGAGCAATATGAATGAAACGAAGGATGTTTCTTGTGAAGGTGAAAGcgtttaaaatagttttctgtGATCACTTTAAGAtagtgaaagaaattttttcttaatgtatAGAAAAAAGTTGCTTTTGGTGTGCAGATCACAGACTCACCTGGACTGTGTGACACGAAAAGGTTAGCTGAAGATGTTGCATCAGATGTCGTCCAAGCTGTTGCTTGTATGCATCCGGGTCCCACCGCAATTTTATACATCATCGCCATCGGCCGTTACACGGAGGAAGACCAGGGTGTCTACGAACGAGTCAAAAGTCTGTTGGACGACAGGGTCACTGactatatcatcatcatcttcactcGGGGCGACGAGCTGGTACGAAAAGGGAGGACAATCCAGGACGTCCTCAACAAGGCCCCCGACAACCTCGTCACTGCTCTGGAGGAGTGCGGCCACCGCTACGTGGTGTTTGACAACATGGCTGACGACAAACAGCCGCAGGTGGACCGTCTGCTGCAGGAGGTGTGCAAACTGAGTGAGGCTCACAGAGGCCTACCTTACACGTGCCCCAGATACTGCTATGTCGGCGAGAAGATGGACAAGGAACTGGAGAGGAGACTGCAGAAGGTGGAGGAAGCAGAGGTGAAGAGGAAGAAGTATGTGCAGGAGATGGAAGAGAAGACGAAGCAAGCACAGGAGGAAgcgaaaaaagagaaaaaagaatttgaaaggaaagagaaagaacgagcAGACCtggtgaagaaaacaaaagcggaaagtgagaaaaagatggctgatttgatgaaaaaattagaaaagcaGCAGGTCAGTGCTGAGAAACAGAGGCAGAAGGAGGCAGACTTGATCCAGAAGATGAAACGGGAGCAAGACGAGTTTCAGCGAAGAATGGAACGAAGCAAGAGGGAAGACTTAGATCGACTGCAGAAGAAGAACATGGAGCTACAGAGACGCCTGGAGGAACAAGCGTCGTACAACAGGCGCCTaaaggagcaggaggaggagctGAGGAGGTTAAAGCAAGAGGTTTCTCAACAGAAGTCGCCATCTTTATGCAGCGTCATGTGAGAACAGAGTTTCAGCAGAATGTCTGTGTTGCTAACAATAAATACTTCTGTCCAAACAATGTTCTCTTCATTTTAAAACGAGGCTGCTGGATTTTCTTATGTttgtacaaacaaaattattaatttataaatctGTTCAGTCCATTTTGACCACATCAACGTTTAGCTTAGAAGATAAGTATATTGGAACCaaaataaaccataaaaataACTATTTGGTATCAACTTCGTGCAGTTGAAAATGCCACGTCACTCATACATCTTCTGGCAAGAAGGGAGAAATGTGTACATTGACCTGTGATGGACTGGTCTTTGGCATTTGAAGGCGCATCCTCATTGTATGCTTCGTTACGTACTTACATATCGCAGATTACTTACTGCACCATCATTTACTTATGAAGTAGTCTGtaattttcagttttgcttttaACTATGTGTTTCAAATTTTCGGTCAAATTGTGCTTTGTTTAAGAACTCGTTACTACACGACAGGCCTGTTAACTTGCAAAATCATCATATTGTGTTATTAATTATTCATGGTGCATATTTGCATGCGCTTGTGTGTTTGCTTAAGAGCGTGAGTATGCATAAAGTTTGAAGACGTTTTATCgcattttgttatttactttgtaTGAACTGGGATGTGCTTTTAGGGCGCATGAGGTCTTTGCACTTCTTAGTTCTCTTTACAAAAATCAGAATCTGTTAGAAATTGAGTCTCGGTCcctctgtaaaaataaaaatggcaaagACTAACACTTTGTTCTCAGTCTTGTTGTAGCAGATGAAACAACTGGTCATTCAGGAAATCTAACGATTACtctgacacacatacaaacatgtgTAAGACACGAAACAATTTCTCTcgctaaaattaatttttttcataaaaatatacagcaaAGGCGGCAATACACGGCTTAGTGCAGAAGCTAGTTTATACATCTGAACTAAagaaagcaagaataaaaagaacGTACTGGTGGACATATAAGCAAAGGTATACGGGTATTTGATGTTCAGAAAAAACCGTCTGGTGCTGATAATCCAAAGAAGTAACAAAGTCCGTTTGACATCAGACTTACTATGTTGATATTGAAGCTGTTGGCAGTTTTTATTtcgtaaaattaaaaaaaagaaaaagatatgtttAGATGAGTTTTCGCGATTTTCTAAGGATAAATTTCATTGTCGCTGAACAGATCTATACAGGTGGGTTTTTGTGGGTGGAGTTGAGGATATCTTGGACAAAGTTTTAGATAACTTACAACATTCTGCACAAAACATGTTTCTAAACAATTGAACGTATTGCATTATTACAACAGTAATTTTAACAACACATTCAACTCAAAGTCAATCTAATAGTGTTGAATACAGTAGTAAGAACAAAACAATGGCGTTAGGTGAATGTGATAACTCTGTACacatataaaagtatataaatgAAGAGACAAACAATAAGTAGGCATGTAATAGAATACATGTGCTACACTTATAGATATGATAATAATGAGAACATTCATTTACCTGTTTAACCTAGTTGTTCTTGAAGAAAAAGgcagaacaagaaagaaacaaatacagaaacgcAATAtccaaagcacaaaacaaacgGTTAGGTTGGGGGTGAGGGTGTAAAGAAGGGAAAAACTACTAAACTTATAGTAAGACTACCAGTTAATTGAGGTATTTACGAAGGAGGGAGTGTCTTATGGTTCTCCTTGAAATCATCCAACGTTGTCCCTGTGCAAAGTAACAGAGGTACGGTATTTCAAACACTGGGGCCAGACAAGGAAAACAAtaaaggaaagagaaatattagcaatgacaaatctttctttACGAGACGGATAGGATAAGCACAgccatttttttacatttaaccCTTGCCTAAGCAATAACTATGCTAAATATCCAGAATACTACAAtaacacatatatgtatatatatactgacatAAAAAAACTGGATGATTCAGTAATTCACGTTTTTAGGATGCTCCTAAGTTAAGAAGCCACTAAAGACTTTATGGCTCTCGTGCCTTacgcaataatttttttaaaaaattagtgaAACCATGCGTCAGAATCAGACCTGTATTAGCAAATAAGCAGCCACTTAAATTCCCTCTAATTCTGTGTATTAAGCAGGCCTACCAATATAAAGCTTCACAAATGCTAGCATAAAAGTTTAGCAAAGCAATATAACAAATGTCAGCATTTGTCAAATGTTTCATCGCAGTCGTATGCGTTAATTTGACCAGCGCACACATCCCCGTTCTTCCAGCGCTTATTGGAGCTCGTGCAGACTTGAGAGATGCGCGTGCGTCATTCACGACAGTTCAAAGAGCGTCAACATTGATCCCCTTAGGTTCAGTCGTCTTTTTCAAGACCAGGAACTCATGTTCCGTCTCTCTAAAGTCTGGCACCAGGGCTGTCTGATTTCACAGGTAAGGGATGTCAGCTGATTCCAGGCTCGAAGGTCACACACAGGTCGTGAGATACATTTTCGAAAAAAGTAGATGCAATGGCTCGTGACTATCACAACTCGAGATGATATTTCTTTACGATGTAAGTATTAAATGTTTAACAATCCTCTTCTTTAATGGATGAATGTTGTCCGATGAACATTACATCTTGGTCTAATGTTGGCTGAAATTGAATTTTGTAAGACTTGTTGATACAATGCACGTGAAATTTCCTGTTAAAATCAAACACTAGATAGCTGACGTCAAAAATCTCAAAAATTCAATTTAAGTTTTTGTAGCTCGAGCTGTTTATACTCTCAATTTTTACCAACCCAGCAACAAACCTAAGTGTCAACAGTGTGATGGTAAAAGTGCAGAAGACCTCACTATTTTTGCTAATGTGGTCTCAATATACAGCCTTACATAATAGATATATCCTAATCTTTTATCATAAATTCACCTTCCCCTCCAAAGTTTActtttgtgtaagaaccttAAGAGAAAAGTAGCCACTAATGTTGCCCTGTACATAACAGAATGCCTTAAAATGAGGACACcatgacagtgtacatataatcGTTTAGTATTGAATGCCattatattgtttacttttaagTTGAAACCTCAAACATAACTGAAATGTTCATCTTGTACAATCACCCACTGTTGTCATGCATAACAAGTAGTATGTGATGTCAGGATGTAGGGCTTGAGGTATCGGCATAATGGGAAAACGTGTTGTTAAGTAGTCTCGTGAATTActacaacaaataaattatacCTTTCCTACATTATGCATTAAATGTCGACTAAAATACCTTTGTGGGAGTGAAGATGTAAGATATATAAACTAGCCTGTTTATGAAACGCATGTGGCAATAAAAACCAGCTGGAGACTAGCAGATTGTTCATTGatttatgaattattattttaaaataaagacaggACATGATTTTGAATGTATCactttataaaaattgtaaCGATGTGGTCACATATTAAATAGAAAAGTCTTTCGGACAcctgatcttttttttttttttaagaagcaaACTCTATCGCTGTCATTCTTTTCTACATGTTTACACTGCGCAACTAAAGGCTTCGTGACTCCTTGCTCGCTTTTATTAATCCTGTTTCTCGAAAACTCCTTTCAAAGATCAAAACAAGGTTTTTTTCAGCTTATATGTATCTGTGGTGATGTTATTTCTGACAAGTGGGTGTAACCAGGGCAGTACACGACTTTTTTCGTGTTTACGTCTGAACGTCGACATAAATAAGAAGACTGCACCTGAGTTAAGTCTTCAGATAACATCAGATTTACAGAATTGATATTGTAGAGAGATGATTGATCACTTTATTGCATATTGAGGTAATAATTATTAAGAGGttaatttacagaaaacaaaaagtatcaTTGTTAATTTTAGGTGGTTTTTGATAAAATTTCTAATGAGGGAGAAGTAATAGAAAGAGTCGACAGTTACACATATTTAAGGATAATGATCGATGATAAAGTAACTTGGGAGGTTcatgtaaataatataattaagaaGCTTTTGCAGTCGCCTGTACTAAGAAAACTGAAAGTATTTTAATGTGCTCTTAGAACTGCAGCAATATGTTTTACACTATTGTAAGTAATGTGTTTGGTCTAGTGTGCTAGGGTAGGAACACTGCAAAGCAGGCCGGGTACAAAGTAACGGATTTTGATGCTAAACACATGGAAAGAAATGATTAAGAAGTTCTTAGAAAGAAAACCACACTTTTTTGGACTCGTTTATCTCGAATGCGATGTGGAAACACAGCCAAATCATTCACAAGACGTTGACATAAGTAAAGATGGTCATGCTCCTGCTCCCATATCGGGATGACCAAGTGGT
This is a stretch of genomic DNA from Pomacea canaliculata isolate SZHN2017 linkage group LG3, ASM307304v1, whole genome shotgun sequence. It encodes these proteins:
- the LOC112558749 gene encoding uncharacterized protein LOC112558749 isoform X2 — translated: MELSEEDRLANWAKARGISRETLEVLKGQGIMSVQDMLLLDLHLLEESEILTWEQCQVLGRAVDELLYTDDDSSMAMHPTDTDLDTTRPLAEKTHLSISDEEIDDQWAETWEISQETLAVLHAQGLTVTRELMELDISLLAQSDLVPPGQCLRIERAREQLLRTCDLMKSQTESDLKNTSSSQLVPEEGELARWAEDHDISPETVMLLQDQGVNTLEELQRLDLCILQESDLLPEDQYVLFAQAKEEQLSKLDESSFSTSFSCDDDSDNIVNSSIPDENEGDNSTESMKEVDVAVLETLNVDPACECEQLVGSSDDLMRTDEETSTLTLQYEDMIQCTTHQTAADGQENVIRFFLVGKTGSGKSTTGNTILGQERFVNEVCFSSVTSECSFEWCERDGKVIEITDSPGLCDTKRLAEDVASDVVQAVACMHPGPTAILYIIAIGRYTEEDQGVYERVKSLLDDRVTDYIIIIFTRGDELVRKGRTIQDVLNKAPDNLVTALEECGHRYVVFDNMADDKQPQVDRLLQEVCKLSEAHRGLPYTCPRYCYVGEKMDKELERRLQKVEEAEVKRKKYVQEMEEKTKQAQEEAKKEKKEFERKEKERADLVKKTKAESEKKMADLMKKLEKQQVSAEKQRQKEADLIQKMKREQDEFQRRMERSKREDLDRLQKKNMELQRRLEEQASYNRRLKEQEEELRRLKQEVSQQKSPSLCSVM
- the LOC112558749 gene encoding uncharacterized protein LOC112558749 isoform X3 — encoded protein: MELSEEDRLANWAKARGISRETLEVLKGQGIMSVQDMLLLDLHLLEESEILTWEQCQVLGRAVDELLYTDDDSSMAMHPTDTDLDTTRPLAEKTHLSISGDEEIDDQWAETWEISQETLAVLHAQGLTVTRELMELDISLLAQSDLVPPGQCLRIERAREQLLRTCDLMKSQTESDLKNTSSSQLVPEEGELARWAEDHDISPETVMLLQDQGVNTLEELQRLDLCILQESDLLPEDQYVLFAQAKEEQLSKLDESSFSTSFSCDDDSDNIVNSSIPDENEGDNSTESMKEVDVAVLETLNVDPACECEQLVGSSDDLMRTDEETSTLTLQYEDMIQCTTHQTAADENVIRFFLVGKTGSGKSTTGNTILGQERFVNEVCFSSVTSECSFEWCERDGKVIEITDSPGLCDTKRLAEDVASDVVQAVACMHPGPTAILYIIAIGRYTEEDQGVYERVKSLLDDRVTDYIIIIFTRGDELVRKGRTIQDVLNKAPDNLVTALEECGHRYVVFDNMADDKQPQVDRLLQEVCKLSEAHRGLPYTCPRYCYVGEKMDKELERRLQKVEEAEVKRKKYVQEMEEKTKQAQEEAKKEKKEFERKEKERADLVKKTKAESEKKMADLMKKLEKQQVSAEKQRQKEADLIQKMKREQDEFQRRMERSKREDLDRLQKKNMELQRRLEEQASYNRRLKEQEEELRRLKQEVSQQKSPSLCSVM
- the LOC112558749 gene encoding uncharacterized protein LOC112558749 isoform X1; amino-acid sequence: MELSEEDRLANWAKARGISRETLEVLKGQGIMSVQDMLLLDLHLLEESEILTWEQCQVLGRAVDELLYTDDDSSMAMHPTDTDLDTTRPLAEKTHLSISGDEEIDDQWAETWEISQETLAVLHAQGLTVTRELMELDISLLAQSDLVPPGQCLRIERAREQLLRTCDLMKSQTESDLKNTSSSQLVPEEGELARWAEDHDISPETVMLLQDQGVNTLEELQRLDLCILQESDLLPEDQYVLFAQAKEEQLSKLDESSFSTSFSCDDDSDNIVNSSIPDENEGDNSTESMKEVDVAVLETLNVDPACECEQLVGSSDDLMRTDEETSTLTLQYEDMIQCTTHQTAADGQENVIRFFLVGKTGSGKSTTGNTILGQERFVNEVCFSSVTSECSFEWCERDGKVIEITDSPGLCDTKRLAEDVASDVVQAVACMHPGPTAILYIIAIGRYTEEDQGVYERVKSLLDDRVTDYIIIIFTRGDELVRKGRTIQDVLNKAPDNLVTALEECGHRYVVFDNMADDKQPQVDRLLQEVCKLSEAHRGLPYTCPRYCYVGEKMDKELERRLQKVEEAEVKRKKYVQEMEEKTKQAQEEAKKEKKEFERKEKERADLVKKTKAESEKKMADLMKKLEKQQVSAEKQRQKEADLIQKMKREQDEFQRRMERSKREDLDRLQKKNMELQRRLEEQASYNRRLKEQEEELRRLKQEVSQQKSPSLCSVM